A window of the Harmonia axyridis chromosome 5, icHarAxyr1.1, whole genome shotgun sequence genome harbors these coding sequences:
- the LOC123679996 gene encoding tRNA methyltransferase 10 homolog A translates to MTEREEEGPKRLITDDSCYTNKKLCIDMEEMNGIVNRSEDNSSDNTSKTSIDNCEEKPELFNGVEISKLTKRQQKKYNKMLKWQEVKKEKRAKERLKLKEKKVHAKLNNIDLGPSRKELKRMKMANSPCKISICLDLSFDDLMIDKDMAKTIKQILRVYTENRRAKEPMQLHLTSFNGRSKNEMSKHHGYENWDINFHCEDYMNVFPKDKLVYLTSESDNIINKLESDKVYIIGGLVDHNFHKGVCYKKALEQGIAHGQLPISEYFWMKHRKVFTINQVFEILLRVSEGRNFKEAFEMILPKRINMQPSTKTNSELEESEVPSESS, encoded by the exons atgacGGAAAGAGAAGAAGAAGGTCCCAAAAGACTTATAACGGACGATAGTTGCTACACGAACAAAAAACTTTGCATTGATATGGAAGAAATGAACGGTATAGTAAATCGTTCTGAAGATA ATAGTTCTGACAATACATCGAAAACTTCTATTGATAATTGTGAAGAAAAACCAGAACTTTTCAATGGTGTGGAAATTTCCAAATTAACTAAAAGACAACAAAAAAAGTATaataaaatgttgaaatggcAAGAggtgaaaaaggaaaaaagggCTAAGGAAAGATTGaagttgaaagaaaaaaaagttcatgCTAAGTTAAACAATATTGATTTAGGACCCAGTAGAAAAGAACTTAAACGAATGAAAATGGCGAATAGTCCCTGTAAAATAAGTATCTGTTTAGACCTCAGTTTCGATGATTTAATGATAGATAAG GATATGGCCAAAACAATAAAGCAAATTTTAAGGGTTTATACAGAGAACAGAAGGGCTAAAGAACCTATGCAATTGCATCTTACCAGTTTTAATGGCAGAAGTAAAAATGAAATGAGCAAGCATCATGGTTATGAAAATTGGgatataaattttcattgtGAGGACTATATGAATGTTTTTCCAAAAGATAAACTTGTATATCTTACAAGTGAAAGTGATAATATAATCAATAAATTAGAGTCAGATAAGGTATATATTATTGGCGGTCTTGTGGATCATAATTTTCACAAA GGAGTATGTTACAAAAAAGCTTTAGAACAAGGAATAGCTCATGGACAGTTGCCCATAAGTGAATATTTTTGGATGAAACATCGTAAAGTATTCACAATTAACCAAG tctttgaaattttattgagaGTAAGTGAAGGTAGGAATTTCAAAGAAGCATTTGAAATGATCTTGCCTAAAAGAATAAACATGCAGCCCTCAACTAAAACCAATTCAGAATTAGAAGAAAGTGAAGTACCAAGTGAATCAAGTTAA
- the LOC123680223 gene encoding uncharacterized protein LOC123680223 isoform X2 has translation MKYDLNISNESDDYDCSSNLLRAKDSLENLLKTERFLENAELNVGSPSTSSSPETLSPRSLPALNEGATKSTAASKSSAWESKMTKNRRTKERKKKGGKTTDFKLPKCDNRDFKSGDDEKAAATSSNNLLSDNFAFVAYEPKTSRSVVFTNEVMVVYFNGEHVISESKEPLKKELEQQVRNKEMRKGHLLYN, from the exons atgaaatac gatttaaATATCAGTAACGAGTCAGATGATTACGACTGTTCTTCCAACCTGTTGAGAGCGAAAGACAGTTTGGAGAATTTGCTGAAAACCGAGAGATTCCTGGAAAACGCAGAGTTGAACGTTGGATCGCCGTCGACTTCGTCATCTCCTGAAACCCTTTCACCTCGTTCTCTGCCTGCTTTGAACGAGGGCGCCACTAAATCAACAGCAGCCTCAAAATCTTCAGCATGGGAATCTAAAATGACGAAAAACCGGAGAacgaaagaaagaaaaaagaagGGCGGTAAAACTACTGACTTCAAATTGCCCAAATGCGACAATAGAGATTTTAAATCGGGCGACGATGAAAAGGCAGCAGCTACATCTTCTAATAACCTGTTGAGTGACAATTTCGCATTTGTAGCTTATGAACCAAAGACTAGTAGGTCTGTTGTTTTCACAAACGAAGTTATGGTTGTTTACTTCAATGGTGAACACGTAATTAGTGAGTCTAAGGAGCCTCTAAAGAAGGAACTAGAACAGCAAGTTAGAAATAAGGAGATGAGGAAAGGACATCTTCTTTATAATTGA
- the LOC123680509 gene encoding reticulophagy regulator 3-like: MGFILDILRSLRGDVKFSVKNEEINFFDDIFMVLSWDYPIYTLTAFVIVNYLFWIITYYELQTMCIIFTLLLFSFMYQSLIRFKKKTEFSSPKYEELYNTFCSFISHASLFRKENPQEFCVVVSFFFISLMYVASIFSGVFMSFFCLWSLFFVPLIYAHMPPRFQVKLQEVSAFLRRFQGTIEEEDLIPLPVEDENKGEDNEDLESLDTDRTADSVTNSLISGISSMPSFLDAEENHEILEEDLIPINPSHELSPSFAELSSDSESELHDIRFKETLSRESSSEEEGNFEEGLQFEDTQNQTQTDSKGLVHNILGYVASTGGFQIPNFLSNATTRVQSTETGDISIGSSTSEEDFEIIDVNELK; this comes from the exons ATGGGATTCATTTTGGATATATTGCGTAGTTTGAGAGGCGACGtaaaattttcagtgaaaaatgaagaaatcaattTCTTCGATGATATTTTCATGGTGCTTAGCTGGGATTATCCAATTTACACATTGACGGCTTTTGTGATagtgaattatttattttg gaTAATCACATATTATGAGCTCCAAACGATGTGTATAATCTTCACCCTACTTTTATTCAGTTTCATGTATCAATCTTTGATCCGTTTTAAAAAAAAGACAGAATTTTCATCTCCAAAATATGAAGAACTCTACAACACTTTTTGCTCTTTCATATCCCATGCTTCCCTTTTTAGAAAAGAAAATCCACAAGAG ttttgtgTGGTGGTGTCGTTTTTCTTTATCTCATTGATGTATGTGGCAAGTATTTTTTCTGGAGTATTTATGAGCTTTTTTTGTTTGTGGAGTCTCTTCTTTGTACCTTTGATTTATGCTCATATGCCTCCCCGATTCCAAGTGAAACTGCAAGAGGTATCAGCTTTTCTTAGGAGGTTCCAAG GAACTATTGAGGAAGAAGATTTAATTCCTCTACCTGTAGAAGATGAGAATAAAGGAGAAGATAATGAAGATTTAGAAAGTTTGGATACAGACAGAACTGCAG attcggTAACAAATTCCTTAATCAGTGGGATAAGTTCAATGCCATCTTTTTTGGATGCAGAAGAGAATCATGAAATACTAGAAGAAGACTTAATTCCGATCAACCCATCTCACGAACTCTCCCCTAGTTTCGCAGAACTCTCAAGTGACTCTGAATCTGAATTGCATGACATTCGCTTTAAGGAAACTCTTAGCCGGGAGAGTTCATCTGAAGAGGAGGGAAACTTTGAAGAGGGTTTACAATTTGAAGATACACAAAATCAGACCCAAACAGACTCTAAAGGTTTGGTACATAACATCCTAGGTTATGTGGCATCAACTGGAGGCTTCCAAATACCTAATTTTTTAAGTAACGCTACAACTAGGGTGCAAAGTACAGAAACGGGAGATATTTCTATAGGTAGTAGCACTAGTGAGGAAGATTTCGAAATAATTGATGTAAATGAACTGAAGTAA
- the LOC123680223 gene encoding uncharacterized protein LOC123680223 isoform X1 encodes MSKRSKKNNKYPANSLLLPDITVKPLNREGASKLKASNSENNLKKCKPLKPSLSIKSWSVNQKYAKNKIANNLDDDNLNNFQDLNISNESDDYDCSSNLLRAKDSLENLLKTERFLENAELNVGSPSTSSSPETLSPRSLPALNEGATKSTAASKSSAWESKMTKNRRTKERKKKGGKTTDFKLPKCDNRDFKSGDDEKAAATSSNNLLSDNFAFVAYEPKTSRSVVFTNEVMVVYFNGEHVISESKEPLKKELEQQVRNKEMRKGHLLYN; translated from the coding sequence atgtCTAAAcgttcaaaaaaaaacaataaatatcccGCCAATTCGTTATTACTTCCTGATATTACTGTGAAACCCTTAAACCGAGAAGGGGCGTCCAAATTGAAAGCGAGCAATTCGGAAAACAATCTGAAGAAATGCAAACCATTGAAACCATCACTCTCAATAAAATCATGGAGTGTAAATCAAAAATATGCTAAGAACAAAATCGCTAATAACTTAGATGATGATAACCTcaataattttcaggatttaaATATCAGTAACGAGTCAGATGATTACGACTGTTCTTCCAACCTGTTGAGAGCGAAAGACAGTTTGGAGAATTTGCTGAAAACCGAGAGATTCCTGGAAAACGCAGAGTTGAACGTTGGATCGCCGTCGACTTCGTCATCTCCTGAAACCCTTTCACCTCGTTCTCTGCCTGCTTTGAACGAGGGCGCCACTAAATCAACAGCAGCCTCAAAATCTTCAGCATGGGAATCTAAAATGACGAAAAACCGGAGAacgaaagaaagaaaaaagaagGGCGGTAAAACTACTGACTTCAAATTGCCCAAATGCGACAATAGAGATTTTAAATCGGGCGACGATGAAAAGGCAGCAGCTACATCTTCTAATAACCTGTTGAGTGACAATTTCGCATTTGTAGCTTATGAACCAAAGACTAGTAGGTCTGTTGTTTTCACAAACGAAGTTATGGTTGTTTACTTCAATGGTGAACACGTAATTAGTGAGTCTAAGGAGCCTCTAAAGAAGGAACTAGAACAGCAAGTTAGAAATAAGGAGATGAGGAAAGGACATCTTCTTTATAATTGA